A genomic region of Eucalyptus grandis isolate ANBG69807.140 chromosome 5, ASM1654582v1, whole genome shotgun sequence contains the following coding sequences:
- the LOC120293970 gene encoding UPF0481 protein At3g47200-like, protein MPQRAGLCTVSFGPYHHGKPALQMLEEHKWRYLPAMLDRIHPHGIGLEDLIGVVGPKEEMIRHCYSESTDMFSGPDFVKMMVLDGCFIIELLLRWVRSELSEPDYRLRKDPFYAPVHELLGSEQDDPLLRNSYLFTSLVRDLLRLENQVPYFVLEDLFAITNVSKVKFTLVDLAFRVFSCYLKEPYSGWKRQGDNHSVSDVAQLFRDVCKDASCDSQADYLEEIGIKKWYTPYRMWKALVKEVYFSNPEVSISVVTLLVTLTGVIQTVYALLQYYQPK, encoded by the exons ATGCCGCAGCGTGCTGGCCTTTGCACCGTCTCTTTTGGTCCGTACCACCATGGGAAACCGGCGTTGCAGATGCTTGAGGAGCACAAGTGGAGATACCTCCCTGCTATGCTGGACCGAATCCATCCGCATGGCATCGGGCTCGAGGATCTCATCGGTGTGGTGGGGCCCAAAGAGGAAATGATCCGGCATTGCTACTCAGAGAGCACCGACATGTTCAGCGGACCTGATTTCGTGAAAATGATGGTTCTCGATGGATGCTTCATCATCGAGCTCCTCCTTCGATGGGTAAGATCTGAACTGTCTGAACCCGACTACCGCCTACGCAAAGATCCATTTTATGCTCCTGTGCACGAACTTCTAGGATCCGAACAGGATGATCCCCTATTAAGAAATTCGTACTTGTTCACTTCTCTTGTGCGGGACCTTCTACGGCTTGAGAATCAGGTCCCGTACTTTGTTCTGGAGGATTTGTTTGCAATCACGAATGTTTCGAAAGTAAAATTTACCTTGGTCGATCTTGCCTTCCGTGTCTTCAGTTGCTATCTGAAAGAACCTTacagtggctggaaaagacaggGCGAT AATCACAGTGTGAGCGATGTTGCCCAACTCTTCCGTGATGTCTGCAAGGATGCTTCTTGTGATAGCCAGGCGGACTATCTAGAAGAGATTGGAATCAAAAAATGGTATACCCCATATCGTATGTGGAAAGCACTCGTGAAAGAAGTATATTTTTCCAATCCAGAGGTGTCTATTTCGGTGGTAACTCTTCTAGTGACGCTTACAGGCGTGATTCAAACGGTGTATGCTCTGTTGCAATACTATCAGCCCAAGTAG